Genomic segment of Catenibacterium mitsuokai:
AAGAAAGTGAATAACTTGACTCCATCAAAAAATAATGATTTAATATAATCATATAGGATAACTGATGTAGAAAAATCGGTCTCGTCTAACACGCCTTATACTTATTTAAGTATTCTGCGGATGAGGGATGCCCATTCTTAGAAATGGTTCGACCGCCCCTCCAGTTATCCTTTTTTTATGCTCCGTTTAGTAAGATGGAGTCTTTTTTAGTATATAATATATGAAAGGGGTGATTTTATGGACATACTACTATCACGTATTATTCGTTATCTCAATGGTGTGATTACTGACGATAGACAATATCGTACTGCCTTATTTATGGTAGAACACTATCAAGAATTAAGATGTAAGACATTAGAAGAAATTGTGAAGGAATCCGAGTATACAGAGGAAGATATAATGACCTTTATTGGATACTTAGGATATCATGATTATGAAGACTTCAGAGAAAGACTCATGATGGATCAGGATCTTCGTTCAAGTCAGATGCAGTTAAGACTACTCCATACTGATATTGATGGAATGATCAGTTCTCTTCATATCTCGGGTTCAAAAGAAGACTTCTTGAATCTTGTTGATCACTTAGCTGAAATTATTTATGAAAATGGAAGAATCATCCTAGCAGGAGGTTATTCACCACTTAGTGTGACTGTAGACTTTCAGACAGATATGATCAGCATGGGTAAACAGGCAATTGAATATCATCAATTTGATAAGAACTTCAAGTTTAAAGATACTGATGTTGTTTTCTTCTTAACGGCTACAGGGCGAGCTTTGAGTCATGTATCTAAATCTTTAAAAGAAAAAGGTCTATGTAAATCACATATTGTCCTCATGACACAGAATATCAAATATAAGAATTATGATTCTATCTGTGCAGATGATGTCGTACATGTATTAGGCACATTTGATGGTATTGAATTCAATTATCAGATCATGCGTTTATTTGATTTGATTCGTATTCGTTACTATACAAAATATTTCATCTAAACAAAAACGAGAGGTATTATGCCTCTCGTTAATTGTTGATACGTTGATGACTGACAAAGTCAGTATGTTCTAAAGTTTTAAAAGTATAGCCATTAGCCTGATAGTATTCAATAATTGCAGGTAACGCCTGTACTGTTGTTGTTTTAGTGGCTGTATCGTGCATTAAAATACAGACACGTGGTAGTCTTGACTTAGAACTTTCAATAATACGTGCAGGATTGACTGAACGTCGAGTCGCATCATTAGAAGATACATTCCAGTCATAGTACTTATAGCCTTTCTTTTCTACAACTTGTGCAACCTTAGCCATAATTCCCTGTGAATAATGTCTTGATATCGTATTTGAACTTCCTCCAGGGAAACGGATCAATTTGCTGGTACGTCCTGTTTGTTCTTTGATGATTTTCTCAATATTGCCTAAATCCTCAAAATAAGTTTCTTCACTTTGATAAATACTATACTTATGTGTATAACTATGTGCACCAATAGCATGTCCTTTTAAATAAGCTGTACGAATATAGCTTTGATAACGGGCATTTTCACCAGTCACAAAGAATGTTGCTTTCACATTATATTTATCGAGAATATCTAACACTTGAGGTGTGTTATGAGAAGGTCCATCATCAAAAGTAAGATAAACTTCCTTCACTTCATCAGCATGTACAGGACTATAAACAAGACTGATGAGAAGCATGAAAGCTATCGCAATATTTATCTTTTTCATGATCACATCTCCTTTATCGGATACCATTATACACATTTCTCTGTGTAATAGTTATGTATTCTATAAAAGTTCAATAATAAGACTGAGCACCATACCAGCAGTCACATCACTGATATGATGAAGACCACTTAAAACCCTTGTAATGGCAGTTAAAAATGCGAATATAAGCATCACTATACCAATATATAAATCAAAATGAATCGCAGTAAATGCGATAATAAATGCACTTGCAGCATGTCTAGAAGGGAAAGAACATCCTTCACGATGTTCAAAGAGTGGAGTGACTTCTAAGTAGTCATAGGGACGTGATTGATTAATCAGTTTTCTAATCACTGTCACAATAAGAAATGCAGCACAAGGTTTAATAATTGCATAAATGAGATAATCATCATGAGTTATATAGAAACCAATTAATAACATCACATAAGAAGCCATCATGATATATTTTAATGCGATTGTAAGAAATCCTACCACTTTTTTATAAGTAGGATGAGACCATAAAAATTGATTGAGTCTTTCATATATATTATTCATTCTATCACCTTCCCCATTATACCATTCATTCATTGCATTTTGATGTTAGTTATAATAAAATAATGTAGATTAAAAGGAGTGAATATAAATTATGTCATTAACTGCAGGAATCGTTGGTTTACCAAACGTTGGTAAATCTACATTATTTAATGCAATCACAAACGCACAGGTAGAAGCAGCCAACTACCCATTCGCAACAATTGATCCTAACGTAGGTGTTGTTGAAGTACCAGATCATAGATTAGATGATCTTGCTGCAATCTTTAATCCAAAGAAGACTATCTATACTACATTTGAATTTACAGATATTGCCGGACTTGTAAAAGGTGCCTCTAGAGGTGAAGGTTTAGGAAATAAGTTCTTAGCTAACATCAGAGAAACAGATGCAATCTGTGAAGTAGTAAGATGTTTTAGAGATAAGGATATTACTCACGTTGATGGTTCAGTAGATCCAGTACGTGACGTTGAAACAATCAATCTTGAACTTGTAATGGCTGACTTAGAAACAGTTGACAAGAGAATTGGTAAGATTGAAAAGAAAGCTCAGACTGGTGATAAAGAAGCGAAAGCTGAAATGGAAGTATTAGCACCATTAAAAGAAGTATTAGAAGCTGGTAAAATGGCTCGTACGCTTACTTTTAATGAGGAAGAAATGATTTATGTAAAACAGTTCAACTTATTAACTACTAAGCCTATGATCTATGTAGCGAATATGGGTGAAGAAGATATCGAAGATCCAGATTCAAACCCATACTATATTGCTTTAAAAGAATATGCTGCAAAAGAAGGATGCGATGTTGTTCCTATCTGCGCTAAAATTGAAAGTGAGTTAGCTGCATTAGATGCAGAAGATAAAGCTATCTTCATGGATGATTTAGGTATCAAGGAAAGTGGTTTAGATAAGCTTATTAAAGAAACATATGCTTTATTAGACTTAAAGACTTTCTTTACTGTAGGACCTGATGAATGCCGTGCATGGACATTTACTAATGGTATGACAGCACCAGAAATGGCCGGTATTATTCATACAGACTTCCAGAAAGGTTTCATTAAAGCTGAAACTTATACTTATGATGATATGATGCAGTATAAGAGTGAAGTGGCTTTAAAAGAAGCTGGTAAGATCAGACAGGAAGGAAAAACTTATAAAGGACTTGATGGTGATATCATGTTCTTCAAGTTTAACGTATAATGAAGATTATTAGACGTATTCTTCTTGTGGTATGTTTAGCTGTCTTTCTATATAGTGCAGGTAATCTTTTAAATATTGGATATAAATATCATAAGTTGGATTCTGATAACAATAAGCTACAGGAAAAAGTCGTAACTGAAGTGAAGCAGGATTCACCACTAGATAGAAAAATTGATTTTAATCAATTAAAGAGTATTAATGAAGATATTATTGGTTGGATTTATATTCCTAATACAAATATTGACTATGCTTTATTGAAAGGAAAAACAAATGATACATACATTCATACAAACTATGAAAAGAAGTATTCATTTGGAGGCAGTATCTTCTTAGATGAAGATAATAATGCATCATTGACTGATAGTAATACAATTATCTATGGTCATAATATGAAGAATGGTGCAATGTTTGCGAATATTAAGAAGTTTGCGGATCATGATTATTTTATTAATCATCCTGAAGTATATATTTATTTACCAGATGGCAGCATTAATGTATATTCTGTCTATAGTACAAAGATCATTGATGCAAGAAGTGATTATTACTTGAAGGATATTGATTATGCAAGTTATGTAGCCAATGCGAAATCATCCGCTAAACAATCAAGAGATGTAGATACACAAAATGGGGCACCATTATTGCTTTTATCTACTTGTTATGCGCCTGATACAACAACACGTAGTGTTTTATTTGCTAGACTAGAAAAGAACGTAAAGTAATTTACGTTCTTTTTGATATAATGGAATAGAGGTGATTCATGATGTATAGCGCAATTATATTATGTGCAGGAAGTGGTAAGAGAACAGGGCTTGGTTACAACAAGATGTTCTATCAATTACAGGGAGAGACTGTATATGAAAAGACAGTGAATGTCTTTTTACATGATAAGAGATGTGAAGAGATCATTATTGTATGTAAAAAAGAAGAACAGTCACATTTCAAGAAACTATTAAATAAGAAATGTATGAAGTTTGTGGAGGGCGGAAAAGAAAGACAGGATTCTGTTTATGAAGGATTAAAACATGTCACAAGTGATTATGTAATGATTCATGATGGCGCAAGACCTTTTGTGAAAAAAGACCTTTTAGATCGTTTAGTAGAAGGTATGGAAGAACATAAGGCAGTTCTTGCAATGGTGCCATGTAAAGATACAATCAAGCGTGTGAAGGATGGTAAGGTAGTAGAAACACTCATTCGTTCTGAATTGATGCAGGCGCAGACACCACAGGCTTTTGATACAGTGCTTATTAGAAATGCATATAAAGAAGCCATTGAAAATAATATCCAGGCAACAGATGATGCATCGATGTTAGAATTACAGGGAAAAGATGTTTATGTCGTAGAAGGTGACTATGACAATATTAAAATCACAACGAAAGAAGATCTAAAATAAGTAAAAAAACTTCGATTTATCATTGCTTTTTTGATTTTCTTGTGATAGTATGAACGAGCATGTAAAATATTACTGCCTGTCTAGAAGTATTCTAGACCGTTAAGACCAAAGGAGGTAAAAAAAATGAACAAGTATGAAATTATGATGATTTTAAAACCTGACTTAGAAGATGATGCAAAGACTGCATTATTAGATGGTTTTAAAGCAATCTTAACTGAAGGTGAAGGTGTTGTTGATAACGTTGACACTGAAAAGTTAGGCTTACGTGAATTAGCTTACGAAATCAAAGATTATACTAAGGGGTTATATGTAGTAATTGATACTCATACAACTGCAGAAGCAATCGCTGAATTCGAACGTTTATCACGTATCAACCCAAGCGTATTACGTCACTTAACTTTAAGAAGAGACTAAGAAGAGGTGAGGGCGAATGCTTAACCGTGTCGCATTAGTCGGAAGACTTACAAGAGATCCTGAATTAAGAAGAACAGGTAATGGTACAGCTGTAACAAGTTTTACTTTAGCAGTTGATCGTAACTTCTCAACAAGAGATGGTCAGGAAGCTGATTTCATTAACTGTGTTGTATGGAGAAAACCTGCTGAAAATGTTGCACAGTATTGCAGCAAGGGTTCACTTGTATCAGTCGATGGTCGTATACAGACTCGTAGTTACGACAACAATCAGGGCCAGAGAGTTTATGTAACAGAGGTTGTCGCTGATTCAGTTCAGTTCTTGGAAACAAGAGCACAGAGAGAAAGAACTCAGCAGAGTGCACCTATGATGCAGCAGCCTACAATGACTCAGCAGCCTAGACAAAACAACAATGACTTCTATGATATGAAGACAGTGGATCTAGATAAAGATTTTGATGATTCAGTGAATTCATATGATATCATGGAAGACGATATTCAATTCTAACAGGAGGAAACAACAATGGCTTTCAGAAGACAGAGAATGGGTAGAAGAAAAGTTTGCTACTTCACTAAAAACAAGATTGATTACATTGATTATAAAGATGTTGAACTTTTAAAGAGATTTATCTCAGCTAATGGTAAAATCATCCCAAGACGTGTAACTGGTACAAGCGCTAAGTATCAGAGAAAACTTGCTAGAGCAATCAAGAGAGCAAGACAGATGGCTTTATTACCATACGTTGGTGAATAATTCTAACCTATGAACCTTGATGTAAATCAAGGTTTTTTTGTGCTTTAAAAAGACTGTCCCACGAGGGACAGCCTTTTTAACCTAGTGAAATATGTCTCTTAACTTTTTCTTCTGGATGAATATTATCTCTCTTTTTTCCAGTCATACTCAATACTTTAATTCTAAATACTTCAATAGCCCCAATCATCTTTGTATTGAATTTGAAGTCTTCTTCATGATAATGACGCATTAATACCTTTAACCCATGCATCTTCTCTTCTTCACTTAAGAATTCTACTTCACCATAACCAATCACACTCTCATATCCCATAGTACAGGACATTCTTTCATCATACATAATAATATTATGTTCACAATCCATCTCAAAAGAAACATTCTTATTCTGTCTCATAAGATCAATTTTCTTACCAATCTTTGCACCATGAAAGTATAAATACAATTGATTATCCTCTACATCAGTCCCAAAGTTAAGAGGAACAATATAAGGGAATGTTTCATCAAACATGGCAACTCTGCATGTATCACATTTCGCAATGATTTTCATCATTTCATTAAAGTCAGTTATTTCTCTATCTTTTCGTCTCACCACAAACACCTCCTTATTCAATTATAATACTTCACCATTAGATGCAATCACTTTTTTGTACCATTCGTAAGAATCTTTCTTGCTTCTTTCTAATGTACCATTTCCTTCATTATCTCTATCTACATAAATAAAGCCATAACGCTTTTTCATTTCACCTGTAGTAAAAGAAATACAGTCAATACAACCCCAAGGTGTATAACCCATTAAATTGACTCCATCTTCTTCTACAGCTTTTTTCATCTGTTCAATATGTGCTCTTAAATAATCAATACGATAGGAATCACGACAACTGCCATCTTCTTCCTTCTTATCAATAGCACCAAAACCATTCTCTACAATAAACATTGGTAGTTCATATCTTTCATAGAATTGATTCAATACATATCTTAAACCTTCAGGATCAATAGCCCATCCCCAGTCAGTTTCTTTGATATATGGATTCTTAACAGAATGTTCACTAGAACCATCTGTAGTAGTAGAAACATCTCTGATAGAATTAGAATCAACTGTATTAGACATATAATAACTAAATCCAATATAATCCACAGCACCTTCTGATAAAGCTTTTTTATCTTCATCAGTAATATTAATATTAAACCTTTTTCTTTCAAACATCTTTAATGCATAAGCAGGATAATGTCCACGACACTGCACATCACTAAAGAAGAAACGATCATGCATTAACTGCTGTGCTAATAACTGATCCTTAGGAGAACAGCTATAAGGATAGAAAGGAACCATAGAAATCATATCCCCAATTAAGAAATCAGGATTAATCTCTTTACCAATCTTAACTGCCTTTGCGCTTGCTACTAAAGTATGATGTGCACACTGATACATGGCTTCTTCTGGATTATCATAATTTCCAAAATGAGCACCACTATTTGTCCAGCCATAAATATCATTCACAAAGTTCATCTGGTTATTGATTTCATTGAAAGTCATCCAGTACTTTACTTTATTTTTGTATCTTTTAAAGCATACTTCAGCAAACTTCACAAAGAAATCGACTGTTTTTCTGTTCATGAATCCGCCATATTCTTTGGCAAGATGATAAGGCATTTCAAAGTGAGATAAAGTAATAACTGGTTCAATACCATACTTTAATAATTCATCAAATACATCATCATAGAACTGTAAACCTTCTTCATCAGGCTGTTCTTCATCACCTAATGGGAAGATTCTTGTCCAGGCAATAGATGTTCTAAAACACTTAAAGCCGATATCTGCAAACATCGCAATATCCTCTTTATAATGATGATAGAAATCAATTCCAATATGATTAGGATAATACTTTCCTTCAATCACACCATCAGTAATTTCTCTAGGCACACCATGAGCACCTGCAGTCATTACATCTGCAACACTTAAACCTTTAGTAGTATCTAGTACACCACCTTCAAATTGATGAGCAGCTAAAGCGCCACCCCATAAAAAGTCTTTGTTTAACATATTGGTCTCCTTATTTATATTTAATTTTGTAAGTTAAGATAATAGAAGCAAATACAAAAGTAATCGCATTTGCACCAATTAAGTTCATATCCTGAATCTTGATACCATGAATAATCCATAAGAATACACCTAACACAAAGGCAATATACATACCTAGTGAAATACCAGAAGTATCCTTTGTCTTAATAACCTGACAAGCCTGTGGCACGAATGAGATAGTAGTAAGAATTGCGGCGGTAGTTCCAACCATTTTTAGTCCTCCTCTTTTCTATGACACTAAGATAATGTATCTCAAAATAGTAATCAATATTTCAAGGAATGACCGGAATAGTGTGACAAAAACTCTTTAAAATATAAAAGAATGATGTCACATTGTGACATCATTCATTCTCTGAAGAATAGATTTTCGCATATAAATCATCTACTTCTTTTGCCTGTTTATAATCATATGAGAATAAGGCAGTGTAGATTAAATCAAAGATATATTTCAAAGAAATATAGAAAATCATATCTTTGAGGTTATCAAGTTCTCCATGATTGATTCCATATAACACATAAGGTGTTTTATGAGCTAAATCATTTGTATCATCCGTTGTAATCACGATAAAAGGAATATGTCTTTGTTTGAGAGTATCCGCAATATTCAATAAGTGTCTTGTCTTACCGAACTTACTTATAAGAATCACTGTATGATCACTTGTGACATTCAAACTGAACCAGAGCTGTCTATTTCCATTGTGATATACATTCACAAACTTATTCACACTTGATAATATATGACTTCCATATTCACTAATAGCTGCATTTGCATCATTCGCAATAATATCAATATACTTATTTCTAGAAATTATAGTCATAACTTCATTAAACACATTTGAATTTAAATTTTCCTTTGTTTGGTTGATAATACCTGTTTCTATTTTCGCAAGTTTATTCTTAATAGTATAGAGATCTTCATTAGACATAATACGCATATTGGATAGTGTATATTTATTGAGCAGGCTATGGATATTTAACTTAAAGTCATTATAGTTTTTAAAGCCAATCTTTTTTACTAAACGAATGATTGCAGTAGGGCTGCTGTAAGTCTCTTTTGCAAGCTGATGTGATGAATAAGATGTAATCTCTTCACTATGTTCAATAATATACTGTATGATAAATAAATCATTTTCATTGAGTTTAAAATCTTTTTTAAATTGTTCTAGAATCGTAGGATGCATACTATCACCTCACCTCATTCTACCAAAATATAGAATTATGATGCAAACAGTTCATAACACTATCTTTATTTATTCAGCATGGTATACTGTTGTATAGATAAAAAGAAAAGAGGTTAGAAAATGTACGCAAAAAATACATGGGAAAAGTATAAGGACAATCTCAATGAAGTCATGGAATATAATGAAGGTTATAAAGATTATATTTCAAAAAACAAAACAGAACGTGCTTGTGTTAAAGACTCTATTCGTTTAGCTAAAGAAAAAGGATTCAAGCCATTAGACTCTTTTGAAACACTTAAGCCAGGAGACAAGGTTTATGTCAATAACAGAGATAAGAATATTGCTTTATTTGTGATTGGTAATAAGCCACTTACAGAAGGTATGAGAATCTTAGGTGCTCATATTGACTCTCCTAGAATGGACTTAAAACAGAATCCATTATATGAATCAGAAGGATTTGTATTAGCTGATACACACTATTATGGTGGTGTAAAGAAATACCAGTGGGTGACTATTCCTCTATCATTATATGGCGTTGTCGCTAAGAAAGATGGTACTGTCGTAGATGTTGTGATTGGTGAAGATGATAATGATCCAGTAGTAGGTATCTCTGATTTACTTATTCACTTAGCTGCAGAACAGTTAGATAAGAAAGCAGCTAAAGTGATTGAAGGTGAAAACCTTGATGTTACTTTAGGTAATATGCCTTTAGTAGGTGAAGAAAAAGATGCTGTGAAGGCCAATATCTTAAAGCTATTAAAAGATAAATATGATATCGAAGAAGAAGATTTTGTATCAGCTGAAATTGAAGTTGTACCAAGTGGTAAAGCAAGAGACTATGGTTTAGATCGTTCGATGATCGCTGGTTATGGTCATGATGATAGAGTATGTGCCTATACATCTTTAACTGCAATTCTTGATATGGATGTATGTGACTATACATGCTGTACTATTCTTGTGGATAAAGAAGAAATCGGTTCAGTAGGTGCTACAGGTGCACAGTCTTTATTCTTTGAAAATACAGTTGGTGAAATGTTAGTGAAGATGGGTATTGATAGTTTTGTACAGACAAGACTTACTTTATCTAGATCAAAGATGCTTTCAAGTGATGTATCTGCTGGGGTAGATCCACTATTTGTAAGTGTGAATGATAAGAAGAACGCTGCTTATTTAGGTAATGGTATTGTATTTAATAAATATACTGGAGCAAGAGGTAAGAGCGGAAGTAATGATGCCTCTGCTGAATATGTTGCGAGAATTCGTGCTGTGATGGATGAATCAAAGATCCACTATCAGACAGCTGAACTTGGTAAGGTAGACCTGGGTGGAGGAGGCACTATTGCCTATATCCTTGGAAACTACAACATGGATGTTATTGATGCAGGTATTGCAGTATTAAACATGCATGCACCAATGGAAATCGTATCTAAAGTAGACGTATACGAAACATATCAGGCTTATATTGCATTCTTGAAGAACGCTTAATTCATAGAACTGTAGTTAAAACAGGCAGTAAACTTTATGTATTTCATAATATATAAAGATATATCTACAGACACACCTTGGATAAAACCAAGGTGTTTTTTGATTAATCTATGATACAATAATCAAGAGGTGATTTGATGAAACAATTAACACTTGGAATGGTGGCTCATGTTGATGCAGGTAAAACCACATTAAGTGAGTCATTGCTTTATACAACAGGGACAATTAAACATCAGGGTCGTGTTGATCATAAAGATACATTCCTTGACTATAATACACAGGAAAGAGAAAGAGGCATTACTATCTTTTCTAAGGTTTCTTCTCTTGATTATAAGAATAACCATTTCACATTTATTGATACACCAGGTCATGCTGATTTTAGTGGAGAAATGGAACGTGCATTAAGTGTTCTTGATTATGCAATAGTGATTATCAATGGTTTAGATGGTGTACAGGCGCATACTAAAACTATCTGGAACTTATTAGAGCACTATCATGTACCAGCCTTCATCTTTGTGAATAAAATGGATTTAACACATTATACAAAAGAAGAACTATTGGACTCTTTATCACAATTATCTCCTCACATCATGGACATGAGTGCTTCTGAAGAAGATATTGCAGCACTGGATGAAGAGATGATAGAAGAATATTTAGAAACAGAGTCTTTAAAGGATACATCTATCGCAAAAGCGATTTCTAATAGACATCTTTATCCACTCTATTTTGGTAGTGCACTTAAGAATCAAGGTGTAGAAGAACTACTCGATGCCTTAGACCGTTATACTTTAGAAAAAGAACCACAAAAAGAATTATCTGCACAGGTCTTTAAGATTGCGAGAGATGAAAGAGGAGAACGTCTTGTCTTTATTAAGGTAACTGGTGGCAGGCTTCATGTACGTGATACGATCCATGATGAAAAGATTCATCAAATTAGGTTATATCAAGGAAACCATTATACGCTCATAGAAGAAGCCGCTCAGAATGATATTGTAGCCTTAACAGGTATTAAGAAACTTCAGGCAGGGGATTATATTGGATCAGGACATGTGATTCATTCAACGCTTAGACCTTCCATGTTATATTCAATTCAACCGTCTAAAGAAGCAGATATCAATCATTTTTTCTCTTCTTTAAAGGTATTAGGTGAAGAAGAACCATTACTTCATTTAAAACTTTTTGATGATCATGCCCAGGTTTCTTTAATGGGTGAAGTACAGATAGATATTCTTAAACAATT
This window contains:
- the ispD gene encoding 2-C-methyl-D-erythritol 4-phosphate cytidylyltransferase, which encodes MYSAIILCAGSGKRTGLGYNKMFYQLQGETVYEKTVNVFLHDKRCEEIIIVCKKEEQSHFKKLLNKKCMKFVEGGKERQDSVYEGLKHVTSDYVMIHDGARPFVKKDLLDRLVEGMEEHKAVLAMVPCKDTIKRVKDGKVVETLIRSELMQAQTPQAFDTVLIRNAYKEAIENNIQATDDASMLELQGKDVYVVEGDYDNIKITTKEDLK
- a CDS encoding polysaccharide deacetylase family protein, producing MKKINIAIAFMLLISLVYSPVHADEVKEVYLTFDDGPSHNTPQVLDILDKYNVKATFFVTGENARYQSYIRTAYLKGHAIGAHSYTHKYSIYQSEETYFEDLGNIEKIIKEQTGRTSKLIRFPGGSSNTISRHYSQGIMAKVAQVVEKKGYKYYDWNVSSNDATRRSVNPARIIESSKSRLPRVCILMHDTATKTTTVQALPAIIEYYQANGYTFKTLEHTDFVSHQRINN
- the srtB gene encoding class B sortase, whose product is MKIIRRILLVVCLAVFLYSAGNLLNIGYKYHKLDSDNNKLQEKVVTEVKQDSPLDRKIDFNQLKSINEDIIGWIYIPNTNIDYALLKGKTNDTYIHTNYEKKYSFGGSIFLDEDNNASLTDSNTIIYGHNMKNGAMFANIKKFADHDYFINHPEVYIYLPDGSINVYSVYSTKIIDARSDYYLKDIDYASYVANAKSSAKQSRDVDTQNGAPLLLLSTCYAPDTTTRSVLFARLEKNVK
- the ychF gene encoding redox-regulated ATPase YchF, whose protein sequence is MSLTAGIVGLPNVGKSTLFNAITNAQVEAANYPFATIDPNVGVVEVPDHRLDDLAAIFNPKKTIYTTFEFTDIAGLVKGASRGEGLGNKFLANIRETDAICEVVRCFRDKDITHVDGSVDPVRDVETINLELVMADLETVDKRIGKIEKKAQTGDKEAKAEMEVLAPLKEVLEAGKMARTLTFNEEEMIYVKQFNLLTTKPMIYVANMGEEDIEDPDSNPYYIALKEYAAKEGCDVVPICAKIESELAALDAEDKAIFMDDLGIKESGLDKLIKETYALLDLKTFFTVGPDECRAWTFTNGMTAPEMAGIIHTDFQKGFIKAETYTYDDMMQYKSEVALKEAGKIRQEGKTYKGLDGDIMFFKFNV
- a CDS encoding phosphatase PAP2 family protein produces the protein MNNIYERLNQFLWSHPTYKKVVGFLTIALKYIMMASYVMLLIGFYITHDDYLIYAIIKPCAAFLIVTVIRKLINQSRPYDYLEVTPLFEHREGCSFPSRHAASAFIIAFTAIHFDLYIGIVMLIFAFLTAITRVLSGLHHISDVTAGMVLSLIIELL
- the ssb gene encoding single-stranded DNA-binding protein, encoding MLNRVALVGRLTRDPELRRTGNGTAVTSFTLAVDRNFSTRDGQEADFINCVVWRKPAENVAQYCSKGSLVSVDGRIQTRSYDNNQGQRVYVTEVVADSVQFLETRAQRERTQQSAPMMQQPTMTQQPRQNNNDFYDMKTVDLDKDFDDSVNSYDIMEDDIQF
- a CDS encoding pyridoxamine 5'-phosphate oxidase family protein, with amino-acid sequence MRRKDREITDFNEMMKIIAKCDTCRVAMFDETFPYIVPLNFGTDVEDNQLYLYFHGAKIGKKIDLMRQNKNVSFEMDCEHNIIMYDERMSCTMGYESVIGYGEVEFLSEEEKMHGLKVLMRHYHEEDFKFNTKMIGAIEVFRIKVLSMTGKKRDNIHPEEKVKRHISLG
- a CDS encoding SemiSWEET transporter, translated to MVGTTAAILTTISFVPQACQVIKTKDTSGISLGMYIAFVLGVFLWIIHGIKIQDMNLIGANAITFVFASIILTYKIKYK
- a CDS encoding MurR/RpiR family transcriptional regulator, with protein sequence MHPTILEQFKKDFKLNENDLFIIQYIIEHSEEITSYSSHQLAKETYSSPTAIIRLVKKIGFKNYNDFKLNIHSLLNKYTLSNMRIMSNEDLYTIKNKLAKIETGIINQTKENLNSNVFNEVMTIISRNKYIDIIANDANAAISEYGSHILSSVNKFVNVYHNGNRQLWFSLNVTSDHTVILISKFGKTRHLLNIADTLKQRHIPFIVITTDDTNDLAHKTPYVLYGINHGELDNLKDMIFYISLKYIFDLIYTALFSYDYKQAKEVDDLYAKIYSSENE
- the rpsR gene encoding 30S ribosomal protein S18; its protein translation is MAFRRQRMGRRKVCYFTKNKIDYIDYKDVELLKRFISANGKIIPRRVTGTSAKYQRKLARAIKRARQMALLPYVGE
- the rpsF gene encoding 30S ribosomal protein S6; this translates as MNKYEIMMILKPDLEDDAKTALLDGFKAILTEGEGVVDNVDTEKLGLRELAYEIKDYTKGLYVVIDTHTTAEAIAEFERLSRINPSVLRHLTLRRD
- a CDS encoding 6-phospho-beta-glucosidase, translated to MLNKDFLWGGALAAHQFEGGVLDTTKGLSVADVMTAGAHGVPREITDGVIEGKYYPNHIGIDFYHHYKEDIAMFADIGFKCFRTSIAWTRIFPLGDEEQPDEEGLQFYDDVFDELLKYGIEPVITLSHFEMPYHLAKEYGGFMNRKTVDFFVKFAEVCFKRYKNKVKYWMTFNEINNQMNFVNDIYGWTNSGAHFGNYDNPEEAMYQCAHHTLVASAKAVKIGKEINPDFLIGDMISMVPFYPYSCSPKDQLLAQQLMHDRFFFSDVQCRGHYPAYALKMFERKRFNINITDEDKKALSEGAVDYIGFSYYMSNTVDSNSIRDVSTTTDGSSEHSVKNPYIKETDWGWAIDPEGLRYVLNQFYERYELPMFIVENGFGAIDKKEEDGSCRDSYRIDYLRAHIEQMKKAVEEDGVNLMGYTPWGCIDCISFTTGEMKKRYGFIYVDRDNEGNGTLERSKKDSYEWYKKVIASNGEVL
- a CDS encoding aminopeptidase, producing the protein MYAKNTWEKYKDNLNEVMEYNEGYKDYISKNKTERACVKDSIRLAKEKGFKPLDSFETLKPGDKVYVNNRDKNIALFVIGNKPLTEGMRILGAHIDSPRMDLKQNPLYESEGFVLADTHYYGGVKKYQWVTIPLSLYGVVAKKDGTVVDVVIGEDDNDPVVGISDLLIHLAAEQLDKKAAKVIEGENLDVTLGNMPLVGEEKDAVKANILKLLKDKYDIEEEDFVSAEIEVVPSGKARDYGLDRSMIAGYGHDDRVCAYTSLTAILDMDVCDYTCCTILVDKEEIGSVGATGAQSLFFENTVGEMLVKMGIDSFVQTRLTLSRSKMLSSDVSAGVDPLFVSVNDKKNAAYLGNGIVFNKYTGARGKSGSNDASAEYVARIRAVMDESKIHYQTAELGKVDLGGGGTIAYILGNYNMDVIDAGIAVLNMHAPMEIVSKVDVYETYQAYIAFLKNA